A stretch of the Acidobacteriota bacterium genome encodes the following:
- a CDS encoding SGNH/GDSL hydrolase family protein: protein MKNAEPRHPSRARAAIRLLAINLALVAGTLAGAELVLRARAVPSSVRYSVYPVNQIVTVTVDPNVTPGVVDDALFEINAVGTRGPLPSPADRIRIVTIGGSTTECFVLSLEESWPDLLGRTLSRASGAKVWVGNIARAGRTSRQHYFDARYVVPQLGKVDFAILLVGVNDLFNRMIQGRGFDAADVEALDAGGAYVREALQVDDTHESGWRSLQLVARGRRLLEAARLLSPAARQVQRLLSHTLPEYYVTSREERAERGETLDLFPPMEAPLAEFERNMAAIVKLLEGRGTRPVLVTQPALWRPDLSERETALLWLGSADGWPPRRPGGPYYSVRAMSQMLGMYNDALRRLAARDGIELVDLAKLVPSDLMTFYDDVHFNESGSRRVADAIARHFEERGLVTASR, encoded by the coding sequence GTGAAGAATGCCGAGCCCCGTCACCCGTCGAGAGCGCGCGCTGCGATCCGCCTCCTCGCCATCAACCTCGCGCTCGTCGCGGGGACCCTCGCCGGCGCCGAGCTGGTGCTCCGGGCGCGCGCCGTGCCGTCGTCGGTGAGGTACAGCGTCTACCCCGTGAACCAGATCGTCACGGTGACGGTCGATCCGAACGTCACCCCCGGCGTGGTCGACGACGCGCTCTTCGAGATCAACGCCGTGGGGACCCGGGGGCCGCTTCCCTCTCCCGCGGATCGGATCCGCATCGTGACGATCGGCGGGAGCACGACGGAGTGCTTCGTGCTGTCGCTCGAGGAGTCGTGGCCCGACCTCCTCGGACGCACCCTCTCGCGCGCCTCGGGAGCGAAGGTCTGGGTCGGCAACATCGCGCGCGCGGGGCGCACCTCGCGGCAGCACTACTTCGACGCGAGGTACGTCGTCCCCCAGCTCGGGAAGGTGGACTTCGCGATCCTTCTCGTGGGGGTGAACGACCTCTTCAACCGGATGATCCAGGGACGCGGCTTCGACGCCGCGGACGTCGAGGCGCTCGACGCCGGCGGGGCGTACGTCCGCGAGGCGCTGCAAGTCGACGACACGCACGAGTCCGGATGGCGGAGCCTGCAGCTCGTCGCGCGCGGGAGGCGCCTCCTCGAGGCGGCGAGGCTCCTCAGCCCGGCGGCGCGGCAGGTGCAGCGCCTTCTCAGTCACACTCTCCCCGAATATTACGTGACGAGCCGCGAGGAGCGGGCCGAGCGGGGAGAGACGCTCGACCTCTTCCCGCCGATGGAGGCGCCGCTCGCCGAGTTCGAGCGGAACATGGCGGCGATCGTGAAGCTCCTCGAGGGCCGCGGGACGAGGCCCGTCCTCGTGACGCAGCCCGCTCTCTGGCGGCCGGATCTGAGCGAGCGCGAGACGGCGCTCTTGTGGCTCGGCTCGGCCGACGGCTGGCCGCCGCGGCGCCCCGGCGGCCCGTACTACTCGGTCCGCGCGATGTCGCAGATGCTCGGGATGTACAACGACGCGCTGCGGAGGCTCGCCGCGCGGGACGGGATCGAGCTCGTGGACCTCGCGAAGCT